The Paenibacillus tianjinensis genome has a window encoding:
- the nifX gene encoding nitrogen fixation protein NifX produces the protein MKVAFATDDGSRVNAHFGQSPMFAVYNVTKNGGDLVELRRLPVVLNQDEAGKIESRLEAVGDCTLIFIMQIGASAAARVTRRKIMPVKVPFGSPIDEQVKRLVEMLQGKPPMWLAKVLRAEEEGTGEGEEADGTHG, from the coding sequence GTGAAAGTAGCGTTCGCCACAGATGATGGAAGCCGTGTAAATGCCCACTTCGGGCAGAGTCCGATGTTTGCTGTATATAATGTGACCAAAAATGGCGGCGATCTTGTAGAGCTGCGCAGACTTCCGGTGGTTCTGAACCAGGATGAAGCCGGGAAAATTGAGAGCCGTCTGGAAGCCGTAGGGGACTGCACCCTGATTTTCATTATGCAGATTGGCGCTTCGGCCGCGGCGCGGGTAACACGGCGCAAGATTATGCCGGTAAAGGTTCCGTTCGGAAGCCCTATCGATGAACAGGTGAAGCGTCTGGTCGAAATGCTGCAGGGCAAGCCGCCGATGTGGCTGGCTAAGGTACTGCGGGCGGAAGAAGAAGGCAC